The genomic segment CGGGGATCGCGGACTGGATCACGGAGATCGCGGTGTCGACGGCGTCGTGCAGGGTGTCGAAGCTGCAGACTGCCGCCGAGATCGCCTGCGGCACCGGATGGACCTTCAGCGTGATCTCCGTGATGATTCCGAGCGTGCCTTCCGCGCCGACGAACATGCGAGTCAAATCATACCCGGCCGCCGATTTGCGCGCGCGCTTGGCGGTGCGAATGATGCGCCCGTCGGCCAGCACGACCTCGAGCGCCATGACGTTGTCCTTCATGGTGCCATAGCGCACCGCCATCGTGCCCGAGGCGCGCGTCGAGGTCATGCCGCCGATCGAAGCGTCGGCGCCCGGATCGATCGGGAAGAACAGGCCGGTGTTGCGCAGCTCCGCATTGAGCTGCTTGCGTGTGATGCCGGGCTGCACCACGACGTCCATGTCGCTGTCGTGCAGGCTGAGCACCTTGTTCATGCGCGCGAAGTCGAAGCAGACGCCGCCGGCGACCGCGGCCGCATTGCCTTCGAGCGAGGTCCCCGCGCCGAACGGAACAATCGGCATGCCCGCGCTCGCGCAGAGCTTGACGATTTCGGCGACCTCCTGCGTGGTCTCGGGGAAGACCACGATGTCGGGCGGCAGGTTCTGATAATGCGACTCGCTCTGCCCGTGCTGATCGAGCACGCCGCGCGCGACGCTCACGCGCGGGCCGATCATGCCGGTGAGGCGATCGGCCAATGTGCCCGTGCTGACCCGCGGTCCCATCCTCAGCTCCCGTCCCTGTTTTACGGACTCTTGTTGGTCCGTCGTTGAGCTTAAGCGGCTCTTGCGTTGCTTGCGACCTGCTTCAGGCCGAAATCATAGTTGAGATGAAAATAGTCGCGCTCCACCATGCGACCATCCGGCGCACGGCCCGCGGGATGCCGGACGAATTCGCGGATCAGGCTGTCCTTGACGCCGAACACCACGTCGCTGTCGAGATATTGGTCGCCGGCAACGAAGACGTGCGTCACCAGTTGCTCGAAACCGGGCGCTGAGATCATGAAGTGCACGTGCGCCGGGCGCCAGGGATGGCGTCCCTGCACCTCCAGCATCTCGCCGACCGGTCCGTCATGCGGAATGGGGTAGGCGGCCGGCTTGATCGACCAAAAATGGAAGCGGCCGTTGGCGTCGGTGTGGAAGCGGGCGCGCATCGCGAGATCGCCGATCTTGTCGAGCTGCTGGACGTCGTAGTAGCCGTCGTCGTCGGAATGCCAGACGTCCACGATGGCGCCGGCCAGCGGCTGTCCGTCCACGGTCGAGACCGAGCCGGTGACCAGCATCGGATCGCCTTCCATCGACCCGGAGATGTCAGCGCCGCTGTCCTTCTCCGGCGCGGCCTGGACGAAAAACGGGCCGAGCACCGTGGTCTCGGTCGCGCCTTCCGGCACCGGATGGTTGATAGCGTCGACCAGCATGGAGACACCGAGCGTGTCCGACAGCAGGATGAATTCCTGACGCTTGTCGTTGCACATGTGCCCGGTGCGGGTCAGGAAGTCGATGCCGTATTCCCATTCCTTCTGGGTCGGCCGCACCTCGCGGACGAACGCGTGAAGGTGACGCACCAGCGCCTCGCTGACCTGCTTGATGCGTGGATCGGTCGCGCCCGCGATCCGCTCCAGCACCGCGTCCGTGATCGTGTTCTCGTTGAAGTTACGCATGTCGGTCTCCGTTGATCACAGCTTCGGCTCGCCGAGGCCGGACAGCCGCTCGAGATGCTTGACGGTCGCAATGAAGTCGGTGTCGCCGTCGCCTTGGGCGACCAGCGAGCCATAGGTCTCGCGCACTTGCGCGGCGAGCTGCAGCGGCACGCCGACGGCGTGGCCGGCGCCCAGGATCAGATCGAGATCCTTGGCCATCTGCTTGCAGGAGAAGGTGGACTCGAAGTCGCGGGTCCGCAGCGGCGCGGTCTTGTACTTGACCATGGGGGAGGCCACCGCGCTGTCGTCGAGCACCTTCAGGATGTCCTGCCAGGCGATGCCGCCCTTGCGCGCCAGCGCCAGGCTCTCCGCCATCATCGCCGCCGACACGGCGATCATCAGATTGACCGAGAGTTTTGCGTAGCGCGCTTCTTCGGCGGGGCCGAGATAGGTCTGGGCGCGGGTGAAGGCGGCGAACAGCGGCGTTGCGCGCTCGAACGCGTCCGTCGATCCCGACACGAAACAGGTCAGCGCGCCGGTGTGAACGATGCTTGCATTGCCGGACACCGGCGAGCGCAGATAGGCAATGCCGCGCGCCTGCGCGGCGGCCGCAACCTCAGCCGAGGCTTCGACGCTCACGGTGCTGGTTTCGATCAAGACGGCACCGGGGGCCATCGCGGCGATCAGGCCGGCGGGGCCGAGCAAGGCGCCGCGCAAAGCGGCGTCGTCGGGCAGGGAGGTGATCACGGCGGCCTTGCCGCTCACGGCCTCGGCCGGCGAGGCGGCGATCGCAATGCCCTGCGCGCGTGCCTCGTCGATGCGCGCCGGGCTCTGGTCGAACGCGGTGACGGTGTAGCCGGCTTTGGCGACGAGCACCGACATCGGCAGGCCCATCTTGCCGATCCCGATGAAAGCAACTGTTTTCAGAGCGTCAGTCATTGTTCTTGTCCATTGGCGCCTTCAGGCGGCGCGTCCCTGTCGTTCGATGTCTTGCACCAGCCGCCGGCCGGATTGCGCCAGCAGCTCCTTCTTCGTCTCGAGTCCCTCGACCAGCAGCCGGCCGCTCCGCTTCTTCCAGGCGCCGCCGATCATGACGGCCTCGATGTTGGCGAGGCTCGTCTGCATCACGACGGTTGCGACGGGATCGTGCACCGGATGGAGATTGAGATCGGAGGCGTTGATGATCACGAGGTCGGCGAGCTTGCCCGGCGTCAGCGAACCGATCTGGTGCTCGAGCCCGAGCATGCGGGCGCCTTCCGTCGTGATCCAGCGCAGCGCTTCGCGCAGCGGAATCGTGGTCGTCGCCGGGATCGTGTCACTGGTCTTGCGCGACTCCGCATTGTCGAGCGCCCGCTGCATCGACAGCGCAACGCGCGCGGCGGAGAGCAGATCGCCCGCCAGCACGGATTCCAGATCAATGCCGATGGTCGGCCGCACGCCGCGCTTCAGAAGGCGTCCGGTGATCGGAAAGCCATGGCCCTGGATCATCTCGTTCTCGGGTGTGACCGAGAAGGACACACCGAGATCGACGAGACGATCGAGCAGATCATCCGGCAGATCATTGCCATGGACGATATTGACGCCGGGGCCGACGAGGCCGGCCTCGAGCAGCTTCTCCCAGCCGCCAGGCGTCTTGGCCGGACCGCCGCCCTGATGCATCGAGGCGGTCAAGTTCAGCTCCCGCGCCAGGTGGAAATCGTGCATGGCGACGTCGAGCGTCGAATAGTGGGGACCGAGAATGGCGAGCCCGAGCGTGACGAGGCCGTCGCGGTCGGCGAGGGGGCCCGCCAGCAGCCGCTCGACCTCGCGGCGCGGATGCGGCACTTCCGAGAAATGCGGCTCGCCCGGTTTCGGCTCCGGTTTGGGCGAGCCGTGGAAGAACGCGGCGCGGATGCCGCTTTCGATCAGGCCGCGCACGGCGGCGTCGGTATGATCGGGCGTCGGGTTGTTGTGGCACCAGTCGACCAGCGTGGTGATGCCGTGATTGATCTGGTTCAGCGCGCCGACGAGGGTCGCGATGTAGATGTCGTCGGGCCGGAACACGGTCGCGAGGCCCGCATGCATGCGGCGGAAATATTCCAGCAACGTCCAGTTCGCGGCAAAGCCGCGCAAGCCCGTCTGCCAGGTGTGCATATGCGCGTTGATCAGGCCTGGAATGACGATGCGGCCCACGCCGTCGACGACCTCGGTGTCGGCTCCAACGTCGATCGACGGGCGCACATCGGCAATCCGGTTGCCCTCGACCAGCACATCGCCGGTCAGGAGATCGCCGATCGCGTCATCCATGCTGATGACAATGGCCGATCTGATCAGCGTGCGCCGCATTGCCTTACGCCGCCGCTTTGACGGCGCTTGGCGGCTCGCCGGCGAAGGCGCGCGCAATCAAGTCGCGAATGGCGCCACGCTCGAGCGGGCGCGGGTTCCAATAGGCGTTGGTGACGGCGAGATCGGCGGCCTTGTCGATTCCGCTCTCGGGCATGCCGACATCGCGTAGCGCCAGCTTCGCACCAAGCCCCTTGGCGAGATCGTAAAGTCCCTGCGATGCATCGGCCGCACCGATCGCCCGCGAGATGCGCGCCATCGCATCGGGCACGGCCGGGGCGTTGTAGGCCAGCGCGTGCGGGAGCACGATGGTATGCGTTTCGGCGTGCGGCAGGTCGAACGTGCCGCCGAGCGTGTGGCAGAGCTTGTGATGCAGCGCCATGCCGACGGTGCCGAGGCAGACACCGCACAGCCAGGCGCCATAAAGGGCTTCGGTGCGGGCCTCGCGATCGTCGCTTTTGGCGGCAATGGCGGGCAGGGCACGCGCCAGCGCGCGGATGCCTTCTTCGGCCATCAGCGACGTCACGGGATTGGCATCGCGCGCGTAGAGTGCCTCCACCGCATGCGCGATGGCGTTGATGCCGGATGTTGCGGCGAGACCCGCCGGCAGCGTCAGCGTCAAGTCGACGTCGTAGATCACGGTCTCCGGCAGCACGGCCGCATCGCGCACCGTGGTCTTCAGCCCGTTCTCGGTCTGGCCGACGATCGGCGTCATCTCCGAGCCGGCATAGGTGGTGGGGATGCAGAGCTGGTTCACACCGGTGCGCAAGGCCAGCGCCTTGCCTAGTCCGGTGGTCGAGCCGCCTCCGAGCGAGACGACGCAATCGGCCTCGCATGCCTTCATCGCCGCGAGCGCGCGTTCCGTGACCTCGACCGGCGTGTGCATGGTGGCGCCGGGAAAGATGCCGGCATAGAGCGGACCGAGCGCGGCCCCCAAGCTCTTGCCCTGCGCCTCCTGCTGCGGCGTCGTCAGCACCAGCGCACGCTCGCCGCCGAGCCGCTCGACCTCGGCCTTGGCGTTAGCCAACGTTCCGCTGCCGAACACGACGCGGCAAGGCAGGTTTTCGAAGGTGAACGAACCGATCATGCGCCGGTCTCTTTGATGGGATAATCGACCTGGAAGCGCCCGATCCGCAAGTCGCCCAACGCCTCGCGCACCCGCAGATGTTCCGGGTGGTTGGCGTAGGCGGCCAGCGCCGCCTGGTCCGTGAATTCGGAGAACAGCACGACGTCGCAGGCGTAATCGACCGCGCTGACGTCCATGCCGACTTCGATATGGGTGAGGCCGTCGATCCGGCCCTTGAGGCCCTCGAACAGGGTCTTGACCTTGAGCCGGGCGGCGGAGCGCTCCTCGGGGCTCTCCCCGCGCAGCCGCCACATCACGATGTGCCTGATCGGGCCCGACATTTCCTGATTTCCTCGCCTGCAATGGTGCTTTGTTGGCGCCATTTTGCCTTGCAGAAAACGGAAATAAAGGTCAAAATTTGTAAGTCTCTTTTCCTGTTTTCGCAAAAATGGACCGGCTCCTCCAACTCGAGGTCTTCTCCAAAACCGCTGAGCTCGGCAGCCTTTCCAAGGCCGCCGAAATCCTGCGGATGTCGAACGCGGCCGCGAGCCGCCATCTCAGTGCGCTGGAGGAGCGGCTGGCGGTCCGGCTGATCGAGCGCAACACGCGCCGGCAATGGCTGACCGAAGCCGGGCAGGAGCTCTTGCAGCGTTGCAGCACGCTCCTGAACGAGCTCGCCGAAGCCGAGGACGCCGTCTCCGACCGCGCGTTGTCGCCGAAGGGCATGCTGCGCGTGACGTCTTCGCTGTCCTTCGCGATGATCTATCTCGCGCCGATGCTGCCCGCCTTCCGCGCGCTCTATCCCAATCTCAGCGTGCAGATCATCAGCGCAAACCGCTACCCCGACTTCATCGAAGCCGGCATCGACGTCGCGATCCGGACCCGGGAGCACGAGCCGGATTCCAACATCATCGTCCGCCGCATCGGCCAGATGCACCGCGTGCTTGCGGCGGCTCCGTCCTATCTGGAGAAGCACGGCCGGCCCGAGCATCCCGCCGATCTCGCCCGTCACAACATGCTGATCTACAACCTCGCCAATGATCCCTACTCGCTGCGGCTGAGCCAGGGCAGCACGACGCAGACGATCCGGATCGCGCCGACGCTCGACAGCAATGACGGCCAGATCATCTGCGGTGCAGCGCGTGCGGGGCTCGGCATCCTGATCCAGCCGCTCTATATCGTGCAGGGCGATATCGCGGCCGGCCGGCTGGTGCCTGTCCTCAGGGATTGGCAGCTGCCGTTGCTCACCATGAACATCGCCTATCAGAATCGCGTCAGGCTGCCCGCCAAGATCAGGGTGTTCTCCGATTTCCTCGTCAGCTACATCCGGGACCATTCGGAGCCGGGGATCTGGATCGACGCGGCGAAGTGAGCGGGAAGCATCCATGTATCTCGGCATCGATCTCGGCACGTCGGCGGTCAAGACGGTTCTCGTCGACGATGCCCAGCGCGTGATCGCAAGCGAGAGCCGGCCGCTCGCGACCGTCTCGCCGCAATCGGGCTATTCCGAGCAGGATCCGGCGCAGTGGATCGATGCGACCTTTGCCACGCTGGATGCCCTCAAGGCGTCGCACGCCGATGCGTTGGCGGCGGTCCAAGGCATCGGACTGTCCGGCCAGATGCATGGCGCCACGCTGCTGGATGCGAGCTTGAGGCCGCTGCGGCCCTGCATCCTCTGGAACGACGGACGATCGGCCAACGAGTGCCGTGTCCTGGAGCAACGCTGGCCCGCCTTGCGCGCGGTGACGGGCAACAAGGCGATGCCGGGCTTCACCGCGCCAAAACTGCTCTGGATCGCCGCGCACGAGCCCGAGATCTTTGCGGCGACGAAGCTCGTTCTGCTGCCAAAGGCCTATCTGCGCCTTGTGCTGTCGGGCGAGGCCGTCGAGGATGTCTCGGATGCTTCGGGATCGCTGTGGCTCGACGCGGCGCGCCGCGATTGGTCGGACGCAGCACTGGAAGCGACCGGCTTGTCACGCGCGCACATGCCGCGCCTGGTCGAGGGATGCGCGCCCGCAACCACGCTGCGCAGCGAGTTCGCGCGGCGCTGGGGCATGGTCAGGCAGCCGGTGATCGCGGGCGGGGCCGGCGACAATCCGGCGGGCGCCGTCGGTATCGGCGCAGTCCGGCCGGGAGCCGCATTCGTGTCGCTGGGAACCTCGGGGGCCCTCATGGCCCCGACCGACAGGATCGCCGCCAATCCCGATCGCGTCGTGCACACGTTCTGCCACGCCATTCCCGGCATGTGGATTCAGGCCGGCGCGATCCTCTCGGCCGCCTCCTGCCTCGCCTGGCTCGCGCGCCTGTTCGGCGCCACCGAGGCGGAACTGCTGGCGCCGCTTGGAGCGCGACCGCGGGCACCGTCGCCCGTGAGCTTCCTGCCTTATCTCGCCGGCGAGCGGACGCCGCACGACGATCCCGTCGTGCGCGGCATGCTGGATGGCCTCAGTCATGGCACCGATCGCGCGGCGATCGTGCAGGCGGTGCTCGAAGGCGTTGCCTTCGCGCTTGCCGATTGCCGCGATGCGCTCGCCGGTGCCGGTATTGAGATTGCGGAAGCAGATGTGATCGGCGGTGGTTCGCGCTCGGCCTTCTGGCTCTCGGTGCTGGCGAATGTGCTCAATGTTCCAGTGCATCGCTTTGCCGGAGGTGAGACCGGTGCCGCGTTCGGTGCGGCGAGATTGGGGCGGCTTGCTGTCACGGGTGAGGCAATCGGTGACGTATGCGTGCGGCCGCAGCGCATCGAAACATTCGAGCCCGACGCTGCACTGGTCGATGCCTACGCCGAACGGCTTCCCGCCTGGCGCGTACTGTATCGGCCGCGCCACTAGCTGGCCCAATCTGGTTTGCATACTTCGGTATACTCGCCTTCGGTATTGCCCTGCGTCACCGCTTTTGTTTAATGACCAAACCGCGTTGCCGAGAAACGAGACGCGGGTGGGAAACGCATTGTGCGCCGGGAGGCACGATGAACGATCCGATCCTCGAGATGCGCGGGGTCTCAAAGACCTTCTTCGGCATCAAGGCGCTGCGGGCCGTCGATCTCACCGTCTATCCCGGCGAAATTCACGCCCTGATGGGTGAGAACGGCGCCGGCAAGTCGACGCTGATGAAGATCCTGTCCGGCGCCTACCGGCCCGATCCGGGCGGCGAGATTCGCATCGAGGGCAGGGCGGTGCGGATCGAAGGCCCGCTCGGCGGCCGCGCGGCGGGCATCTCCATCATCTACCAGGAGCTGTCGCTCGCTCCCAATCTCAGCGTTGCCGAGAACATCTATCTGGGCCGGGAGATGTCGCGCTCGGGCTTGCTGGCGCGCGGCGCCATGCGCGAGGGCGTCGGCCCGATCCTGAAACGACTGGGCGCCGACTTCCTGCCCTCGACGCTGGTGGCGCATCTGTCCATGGGCCAGCGGCAGCTGGTCGAGATCGCGCGTGCGCTGCATGTCAGATCAAAGATTCTCATCATGGACGAGCCGACCACCTCCTTGTCGGCCGCCGAAAGCGAGCGGCTGTTCGCGCTGATCCGCCAGCTTCGCGCCGAGGGGCTTGCCATCATCTACATCTCGCATCGGATGGACGAGGTCTACGCGCTCGGCGATCGGGTCACCGTGCTGCGCGACGGCCGCTTGGTCGGCTCGCTCGACAAGCCCGAAATTCGCGCCGACACCATCGTGCGACTGATGGTCGGTCGCGACGTCTCCTCGTTCTACAAGAAGGACCATGATCCGGAGGCGGGGCGGGGGCATTCCGTGCTCGCGGCGATCGACATGGCCGATGGCCAGCGCGTCAAGGGCTGCTCGCTCGCCGTGCATGCGGGTGAGGTGGTCGGCCTCGCCGGCCTGATCGGCGCCGGCCGCACCGAGCTTGCCCATCTCATCATCGGTGCGTCGCCGAAAACCTCGGGCCGGCTCGAGCTGGAGGGGCGTCCGGTCGATATCCGCACGCCGGGCGAGGCGCTCGAGGCCGGTATCGCCTATCTCACGGAAGACAGGAAGGCGCTCGGCCTGTTTCTCGACATGTCGTGTCTGGACAACATCAACCTCGCCGTGCTCGGCCGCGATGCGAAGCTCGGCTGGTTTCTTGATCGCGACAAGGCACGCGAGCGCGCCGACCGCGCCTTTGCGGGCCTCAGCATTCGCGCCACCAATGCCGGCGTTCCCGCCGGCGGCCTGTCAGGCGGCAACCAGCAGAAGGTGCTGCTGTCGCGGCTACTCGCCATCGCACCGAAGGTCCTGATTCTCGACGAGCCGACGCGCGGCGTCGATGTCGGTGCCAAGTCTGAAATCTATTCGATCATCGATAATCTCGCCAAGGCCGGCACCGCGATCCTCGTCATCTCATCCGATCTGCCCGAGATCATCGGCATCTGCGACCGCGTCGTCGTGATGCGTGCGGGGCACATCGCCGGCGAGGTCACCCGCGGCCCGAATTCGCCGCTGGCGCAGGAAGACATCATGGGGCTAGCCACGGGGATGGAGCATCTCGATGCCTGACAATGGTGGTGTGGGGGCGAAGCCGGCATCGACCACGACCAACGGAGCTGCCGCAGAAACAAGGCGCCAGCGGATGCGGATGCTGATCAGTGCGCTGGGCATGTTGCCGGTGCTGCTGATCCTCTGCATCGGCTTCAACGTGCTCTCCGAAGGCCGCTTCTTCACCGGACAAAATCTCGGCATCGTATTGCAGCAGGCCGCTGTGAACACCGTGCTCGCCGCCGGCATGACCTTTGTCATCCTCACCGGCGGCATCGACCTATCGGTCGGCTCGATCCTGGCGGCCTCCGCAATGGCGGGATTGACGCTCTCCAAGCTGCCGGAGCTCGGGATGCTGTGGCTGCCGGCCGCGCTGCTCACCGGCCTCGGCTTCGGAATCGTCAACGGCGCGCTGATTGCGCTGCTTCGCCTGCCGCCTTTCATCGTCACGCTCGGCTCGCTCACCGCGGTGCGCGGCCTGGCGCGGCTGCTCGGGGCCGACACCACCGTGTTCAATCCCTCCATTCCCTATGCCTTCATCGGCAACGGCTCGCTGACGCTCATTCCCGGCGTCGCGTCGATCCCCTGGCTCTCGGTGATCGCCTTGCTCGTCATTCTCGTCTCCTGGCTGGTGCTGCGCCGGACCGTGCTCGGAGTGCATATCTATGCAGTGGGCGGAAACGAGAGCGCGGCGCGGCTGGCCGGCATCAAGGTCTGGGCCGTCCTGATCTTCGTCTACGGCATCTCCGGACTTTTCGCCGGGCTCGGCGGTGGCATGCAGGCGGCGCGCCTCTATGCGGCCAACGGCCTCCAGCTCGGCCAGTCCTATGAGCTCGATGCGATCACCGCCGTGATCCTCGGCGGCACCTCGTTCGTCGGCGGCATCGGCTCGATCTGGGGCACGCTGGTCGGCGCACTGATCATCGCCGTGCTGTCCAACGGCCTCATCCTCATCGGCGTCTCCGACATCTGGCAATATGTGATCAAGGGCCTGGTGATCATCGGCGCCGTGGCGCTGGACCGCTACCGGCTGCAAGGCTCCGCGAGAACGTGAGAGGCCGGGCG from the Bradyrhizobium sp. WBAH42 genome contains:
- a CDS encoding FAD-linked oxidase C-terminal domain-containing protein; translated protein: MGPRVSTGTLADRLTGMIGPRVSVARGVLDQHGQSESHYQNLPPDIVVFPETTQEVAEIVKLCASAGMPIVPFGAGTSLEGNAAAVAGGVCFDFARMNKVLSLHDSDMDVVVQPGITRKQLNAELRNTGLFFPIDPGADASIGGMTSTRASGTMAVRYGTMKDNVMALEVVLADGRIIRTAKRARKSAAGYDLTRMFVGAEGTLGIITEITLKVHPVPQAISAAVCSFDTLHDAVDTAISVIQSAIPVARIELLDDVMMRGINAYAKLGYREAPTLFFEFHGSETSVAEQAEAAQAIAADHGGHGFAWAKAQEDRSRLWHARDNTLYAGLGLRPGARAVITDVCVPISRLAECLTETRRDADAHGFTAPIVGHVGDGNFHMLILIDPTKPEEAEGAKALQARMVARAIAMDGTCTGEHGIGLGKIDYLSDELGEAVDVMRSIKTALDPAGLMNPGKIFAGGAKA
- a CDS encoding intradiol ring-cleavage dioxygenase; the protein is MRNFNENTITDAVLERIAGATDPRIKQVSEALVRHLHAFVREVRPTQKEWEYGIDFLTRTGHMCNDKRQEFILLSDTLGVSMLVDAINHPVPEGATETTVLGPFFVQAAPEKDSGADISGSMEGDPMLVTGSVSTVDGQPLAGAIVDVWHSDDDGYYDVQQLDKIGDLAMRARFHTDANGRFHFWSIKPAAYPIPHDGPVGEMLEVQGRHPWRPAHVHFMISAPGFEQLVTHVFVAGDQYLDSDVVFGVKDSLIREFVRHPAGRAPDGRMVERDYFHLNYDFGLKQVASNARAA
- a CDS encoding NAD(P)-dependent oxidoreductase is translated as MTDALKTVAFIGIGKMGLPMSVLVAKAGYTVTAFDQSPARIDEARAQGIAIAASPAEAVSGKAAVITSLPDDAALRGALLGPAGLIAAMAPGAVLIETSTVSVEASAEVAAAAQARGIAYLRSPVSGNASIVHTGALTCFVSGSTDAFERATPLFAAFTRAQTYLGPAEEARYAKLSVNLMIAVSAAMMAESLALARKGGIAWQDILKVLDDSAVASPMVKYKTAPLRTRDFESTFSCKQMAKDLDLILGAGHAVGVPLQLAAQVRETYGSLVAQGDGDTDFIATVKHLERLSGLGEPKL
- a CDS encoding amidohydrolase family protein yields the protein MRRTLIRSAIVISMDDAIGDLLTGDVLVEGNRIADVRPSIDVGADTEVVDGVGRIVIPGLINAHMHTWQTGLRGFAANWTLLEYFRRMHAGLATVFRPDDIYIATLVGALNQINHGITTLVDWCHNNPTPDHTDAAVRGLIESGIRAAFFHGSPKPEPKPGEPHFSEVPHPRREVERLLAGPLADRDGLVTLGLAILGPHYSTLDVAMHDFHLARELNLTASMHQGGGPAKTPGGWEKLLEAGLVGPGVNIVHGNDLPDDLLDRLVDLGVSFSVTPENEMIQGHGFPITGRLLKRGVRPTIGIDLESVLAGDLLSAARVALSMQRALDNAESRKTSDTIPATTTIPLREALRWITTEGARMLGLEHQIGSLTPGKLADLVIINASDLNLHPVHDPVATVVMQTSLANIEAVMIGGAWKKRSGRLLVEGLETKKELLAQSGRRLVQDIERQGRAA
- a CDS encoding maleylacetate reductase; translated protein: MIGSFTFENLPCRVVFGSGTLANAKAEVERLGGERALVLTTPQQEAQGKSLGAALGPLYAGIFPGATMHTPVEVTERALAAMKACEADCVVSLGGGSTTGLGKALALRTGVNQLCIPTTYAGSEMTPIVGQTENGLKTTVRDAAVLPETVIYDVDLTLTLPAGLAATSGINAIAHAVEALYARDANPVTSLMAEEGIRALARALPAIAAKSDDREARTEALYGAWLCGVCLGTVGMALHHKLCHTLGGTFDLPHAETHTIVLPHALAYNAPAVPDAMARISRAIGAADASQGLYDLAKGLGAKLALRDVGMPESGIDKAADLAVTNAYWNPRPLERGAIRDLIARAFAGEPPSAVKAAA
- a CDS encoding Dabb family protein; translated protein: MSGPIRHIVMWRLRGESPEERSAARLKVKTLFEGLKGRIDGLTHIEVGMDVSAVDYACDVVLFSEFTDQAALAAYANHPEHLRVREALGDLRIGRFQVDYPIKETGA
- a CDS encoding LysR family transcriptional regulator, with the translated sequence MDRLLQLEVFSKTAELGSLSKAAEILRMSNAAASRHLSALEERLAVRLIERNTRRQWLTEAGQELLQRCSTLLNELAEAEDAVSDRALSPKGMLRVTSSLSFAMIYLAPMLPAFRALYPNLSVQIISANRYPDFIEAGIDVAIRTREHEPDSNIIVRRIGQMHRVLAAAPSYLEKHGRPEHPADLARHNMLIYNLANDPYSLRLSQGSTTQTIRIAPTLDSNDGQIICGAARAGLGILIQPLYIVQGDIAAGRLVPVLRDWQLPLLTMNIAYQNRVRLPAKIRVFSDFLVSYIRDHSEPGIWIDAAK
- the xylB gene encoding xylulokinase, whose product is MYLGIDLGTSAVKTVLVDDAQRVIASESRPLATVSPQSGYSEQDPAQWIDATFATLDALKASHADALAAVQGIGLSGQMHGATLLDASLRPLRPCILWNDGRSANECRVLEQRWPALRAVTGNKAMPGFTAPKLLWIAAHEPEIFAATKLVLLPKAYLRLVLSGEAVEDVSDASGSLWLDAARRDWSDAALEATGLSRAHMPRLVEGCAPATTLRSEFARRWGMVRQPVIAGGAGDNPAGAVGIGAVRPGAAFVSLGTSGALMAPTDRIAANPDRVVHTFCHAIPGMWIQAGAILSAASCLAWLARLFGATEAELLAPLGARPRAPSPVSFLPYLAGERTPHDDPVVRGMLDGLSHGTDRAAIVQAVLEGVAFALADCRDALAGAGIEIAEADVIGGGSRSAFWLSVLANVLNVPVHRFAGGETGAAFGAARLGRLAVTGEAIGDVCVRPQRIETFEPDAALVDAYAERLPAWRVLYRPRH
- a CDS encoding sugar ABC transporter ATP-binding protein — its product is MNDPILEMRGVSKTFFGIKALRAVDLTVYPGEIHALMGENGAGKSTLMKILSGAYRPDPGGEIRIEGRAVRIEGPLGGRAAGISIIYQELSLAPNLSVAENIYLGREMSRSGLLARGAMREGVGPILKRLGADFLPSTLVAHLSMGQRQLVEIARALHVRSKILIMDEPTTSLSAAESERLFALIRQLRAEGLAIIYISHRMDEVYALGDRVTVLRDGRLVGSLDKPEIRADTIVRLMVGRDVSSFYKKDHDPEAGRGHSVLAAIDMADGQRVKGCSLAVHAGEVVGLAGLIGAGRTELAHLIIGASPKTSGRLELEGRPVDIRTPGEALEAGIAYLTEDRKALGLFLDMSCLDNINLAVLGRDAKLGWFLDRDKARERADRAFAGLSIRATNAGVPAGGLSGGNQQKVLLSRLLAIAPKVLILDEPTRGVDVGAKSEIYSIIDNLAKAGTAILVISSDLPEIIGICDRVVVMRAGHIAGEVTRGPNSPLAQEDIMGLATGMEHLDA
- a CDS encoding ribose ABC transporter permease, giving the protein MPDNGGVGAKPASTTTNGAAAETRRQRMRMLISALGMLPVLLILCIGFNVLSEGRFFTGQNLGIVLQQAAVNTVLAAGMTFVILTGGIDLSVGSILAASAMAGLTLSKLPELGMLWLPAALLTGLGFGIVNGALIALLRLPPFIVTLGSLTAVRGLARLLGADTTVFNPSIPYAFIGNGSLTLIPGVASIPWLSVIALLVILVSWLVLRRTVLGVHIYAVGGNESAARLAGIKVWAVLIFVYGISGLFAGLGGGMQAARLYAANGLQLGQSYELDAITAVILGGTSFVGGIGSIWGTLVGALIIAVLSNGLILIGVSDIWQYVIKGLVIIGAVALDRYRLQGSART